One window of Methanothermobacter tenebrarum genomic DNA carries:
- a CDS encoding sensor histidine kinase, translating into MAFLQGVIENIEDAIAVLDKKGEIIYENKKIKEISLEIRDYWVKLKKEKRPVPIKTLTTDNRHFTGWIIPRYHENEFAGAILSLTEVTDLIRVQKQLMENIRERDALLRELHHRVKNTLQLIISLINLQAQEADKNTRKAFFDIQNRIMTMAIVHEALYETGTYARIDMGKYIKRLVDNLKGQFGVQNIKFGIDCRAKFNMETSMPLALLINELLSDLLTHTSGGEIKIKTKETEEGHQLIISDKRPSIKVARGMDSFLVKALTHQLNATLREKTSEDEVKIIITFKELEYKERI; encoded by the coding sequence ATGGCATTTCTTCAAGGGGTTATAGAGAATATAGAGGATGCTATCGCGGTCCTGGACAAGAAGGGGGAGATAATATACGAAAACAAGAAAATAAAGGAGATAAGCCTTGAAATCCGAGACTACTGGGTGAAGCTCAAAAAAGAGAAAAGGCCAGTCCCCATCAAAACCCTCACAACAGATAATAGGCACTTCACTGGGTGGATCATCCCACGCTACCACGAGAATGAATTCGCTGGGGCTATATTATCCCTGACAGAAGTCACAGACCTCATAAGGGTACAAAAACAACTAATGGAAAATATCAGAGAAAGGGATGCGCTTTTGAGGGAATTACATCATCGTGTGAAAAACACACTACAACTTATAATAAGTTTAATAAACTTGCAAGCCCAGGAAGCTGATAAAAATACGAGGAAAGCCTTCTTTGACATTCAAAATCGTATAATGACAATGGCAATAGTACATGAAGCCCTCTATGAAACCGGTACATACGCCAGAATAGATATGGGTAAATACATAAAAAGGCTTGTAGACAACCTCAAAGGCCAATTCGGGGTCCAAAATATAAAATTCGGCATAGATTGCAGGGCTAAATTCAACATGGAAACCAGCATGCCACTCGCCCTCCTCATAAATGAACTACTCAGCGATCTACTTACACACACAAGTGGGGGAGAAATAAAAATAAAAACCAAAGAAACAGAAGAAGGTCATCAGCTTATTATATCCGACAAGAGACCAAGTATAAAAGTAGCTAGGGGGATGGATTCTTTCCTTGTAAAAGCATTAACGCACCAACTTAATGCTACACTCCGAGAAAAGACGAGCGAAGATGAAGTTAAGATAATCATAACATTCAAGGAATTGGAATACAAAGAAAGGATATGA
- a CDS encoding thiamine pyrophosphate-binding protein → MAEYRCTVCNYVYSEKEEKRKFSELPEGWRCPVCNAPKSLFVKLTPRKGVKPVSNTVADVFIAQMIEWGVKYVFGIPGTSALGLVDSIRKNENIRYIQVRHEQTAAFMASAYAKLTGHIAACLTVAGPGATNLATGLYDAKLDRAPVLAITGQVERNRIGTGASQEIDQHAFFEPFSVFNMTLISPDQITNLVTAAIKHALLLGGVAHIDIPRDIQSLECDEKIKPFRDNIPNRSITTDEKYLKGAVEIINTSKRPVIIVGFGGLEAREYIVKLAEKIDAPIVTTFRGKGVVDEDHPLYMGSHGTIGSTAAAELVRDSDLLIVIGSSFSDLTQIPEKRMIQVDIDPMMIARRYPVEAGIIGRSAIVIPRILKLVKKHERVDYRERMGKLKRRWLRPLKAEADPKSTPIRPQYIISVLNRKLDEDAIITLDVGENGWWFGRNFQMKSTQRVLFSGYLGSMGFGLPAALVAQLEHPERQVACITGDGGFSMVMGDFLTAIKYDLPIKVFLFNNKNLAMIMQEQKVENYPIWQTELQDCEFAGFAEDCGGIGIKADDPLELEKVVDEALNYDEPVLVDIDTDPRRFLATD, encoded by the coding sequence ATGGCTGAATATAGATGTACAGTATGTAATTATGTTTATAGTGAAAAAGAGGAAAAGAGAAAGTTTTCAGAACTCCCAGAAGGGTGGAGATGTCCTGTCTGTAACGCCCCAAAGAGTCTCTTTGTGAAACTCACCCCAAGGAAGGGTGTTAAACCAGTTTCGAATACGGTTGCTGATGTTTTCATCGCCCAGATGATAGAATGGGGTGTGAAATACGTCTTCGGGATCCCCGGGACATCAGCACTCGGTCTAGTAGATTCCATAAGAAAAAACGAGAATATACGCTACATACAAGTAAGACATGAACAGACAGCCGCTTTCATGGCATCAGCCTACGCCAAACTCACAGGACATATCGCAGCATGCCTTACAGTCGCAGGACCCGGCGCAACAAACCTTGCAACAGGCTTATATGATGCCAAACTTGACAGGGCCCCTGTACTCGCAATCACGGGACAAGTTGAAAGAAACAGGATAGGTACAGGTGCAAGCCAGGAAATAGACCAGCATGCATTCTTCGAACCATTCTCAGTATTTAATATGACACTTATATCCCCCGACCAGATCACCAACCTTGTCACGGCCGCGATAAAACATGCCCTACTACTTGGGGGAGTCGCCCATATAGACATTCCAAGGGACATACAAAGCCTAGAATGTGACGAGAAAATAAAACCATTCAGGGACAATATCCCAAACAGGAGCATAACAACAGACGAGAAATACCTCAAAGGGGCAGTTGAGATTATCAACACTTCAAAAAGGCCTGTTATAATTGTAGGTTTCGGGGGCCTAGAAGCAAGGGAATATATTGTAAAATTGGCTGAGAAAATAGATGCACCAATTGTAACAACATTCAGGGGAAAGGGCGTAGTTGATGAGGACCACCCCTTATATATGGGTAGTCATGGGACCATAGGATCCACAGCCGCTGCGGAACTCGTCAGAGACTCCGACCTTTTAATAGTCATAGGTTCATCCTTCTCTGACCTTACACAGATACCCGAGAAAAGGATGATACAAGTGGATATCGACCCCATGATGATAGCGAGAAGATACCCAGTAGAGGCGGGTATAATCGGCAGATCAGCGATCGTGATCCCAAGGATCCTCAAACTTGTAAAAAAGCATGAAAGGGTGGATTACAGGGAAAGGATGGGCAAACTTAAAAGGCGCTGGCTAAGACCGCTCAAAGCAGAAGCAGACCCTAAAAGCACCCCTATAAGACCCCAATACATCATAAGCGTCTTGAACAGAAAACTGGACGAGGATGCCATAATAACCTTAGATGTTGGCGAGAATGGGTGGTGGTTCGGACGCAACTTCCAAATGAAAAGCACACAACGCGTATTATTCTCAGGTTACCTCGGATCCATGGGATTCGGCCTGCCAGCAGCCCTCGTAGCCCAACTCGAACACCCAGAAAGGCAAGTTGCATGCATAACCGGTGACGGGGGTTTCTCGATGGTAATGGGCGACTTCCTGACAGCCATAAAATATGATCTACCCATAAAAGTGTTCTTATTCAACAATAAAAACCTGGCCATGATAATGCAAGAACAGAAAGTTGAAAATTATCCCATATGGCAAACAGAACTCCAAGACTGCGAGTTCGCAGGCTTCGCAGAAGACTGTGGAGGCATAGGAATCAAAGCAGATGATCCACTGGAACTTGAAAAAGTGGTTGACGAGGCCCTTAATTATGATGAACCAGTCCTAGTTGATATTGACACAGACCCAAGACGATTCCTAGCCACCGATTAA
- a CDS encoding cytochrome b5 domain-containing protein, with protein sequence MEFTLEDLKKFNGKDGAPAYVGCNGKVYDVSGSFLWKDGEHQVTHRAGRDLSDEIRKAPHGIELLEKFPIIGVLKR encoded by the coding sequence ATGGAATTCACATTGGAAGATCTTAAAAAGTTCAATGGTAAAGATGGTGCCCCAGCATATGTTGGATGTAATGGTAAAGTCTATGATGTGTCTGGGAGTTTCCTCTGGAAGGATGGTGAACACCAGGTGACCCACAGGGCTGGTAGGGATTTGTCAGATGAAATAAGAAAAGCACCACATGGTATAGAACTCCTGGAGAAATTCCCAATCATAGGAGTCCTCAAAAGATGA
- the dps gene encoding DNA protection during starvation protein: protein MVKVTREMVEKSGINVDELVELLVKNAAAELTTFYYYTILRANLIGLEGEGIKEIAEAARIEDRNHFEALVPRIYELGGELPQNMKDFHDISGCPPAYLPKKTNDAMEILKVLVEAERCAVRQYTHICNITAGKDHRTYDLSLSILHEEIQHEAWFSEFLGEGPSGHFMRKGETSPFVRKFLE, encoded by the coding sequence ATGGTTAAGGTAACACGTGAAATGGTTGAAAAATCTGGTATAAATGTTGATGAACTCGTAGAACTTTTGGTTAAAAATGCCGCGGCGGAACTTACAACATTCTATTATTATACAATACTCAGGGCGAACCTCATAGGCCTTGAAGGTGAGGGTATAAAAGAGATAGCGGAAGCTGCTAGGATAGAGGACAGGAATCATTTCGAGGCGCTTGTGCCAAGGATATACGAGCTTGGAGGGGAATTACCCCAGAATATGAAGGACTTTCATGACATTTCAGGTTGTCCACCAGCATATTTGCCCAAAAAGACCAATGATGCGATGGAGATACTAAAAGTCCTTGTAGAGGCGGAAAGGTGTGCTGTGCGCCAATACACGCACATCTGTAACATAACAGCTGGCAAGGATCATAGAACCTATGATCTTTCACTTTCGATTTTACATGAGGAGATACAACATGAAGCATGGTTTTCAGAATTCCTTGGTGAAGGACCATCTGGACATTTCATGCGCAAGGGCGAAACATCACCCTTTGTGAGAAAATTCTTAGAATAG
- a CDS encoding flavodoxin domain-containing protein encodes MKVLIVYGTRYGTAAEIAEEIGKTIKNRGIQVEVMDAKKAIKDKDLSPFDMIIVGSGIKMGKWTKEALKFLEINRKTLPTKKVALFVTCGDANFEETKKRAWKNYLKKVAEEKLEKEPVSMGLFGSVYDPNAKHGLVYKLAMLFYKSQLDKMGIDTSERVDFRDWDEIREWANRLADKLV; translated from the coding sequence TTGAAGGTCTTAATCGTTTATGGGACAAGGTATGGTACGGCGGCTGAAATTGCAGAAGAAATCGGCAAAACCATAAAAAACAGGGGGATCCAAGTAGAGGTCATGGATGCCAAAAAGGCAATCAAGGATAAGGATTTGTCACCATTTGACATGATCATAGTGGGAAGCGGGATCAAAATGGGTAAATGGACCAAAGAAGCACTCAAGTTCCTAGAGATAAACAGAAAGACGCTTCCAACCAAAAAAGTGGCCCTCTTCGTCACTTGTGGTGATGCAAATTTTGAAGAAACAAAGAAGAGAGCATGGAAAAATTATCTCAAAAAGGTGGCGGAAGAAAAACTCGAAAAAGAGCCAGTTAGTATGGGCCTTTTCGGCAGCGTATATGACCCTAATGCCAAGCACGGCCTAGTCTATAAATTAGCCATGCTATTTTATAAATCACAACTCGATAAAATGGGGATAGATACAAGTGAAAGAGTTGATTTCAGAGACTGGGATGAGATAAGAGAATGGGCAAATAGATTAGCCGATAAGCTAGTTTAA